A genome region from Mus caroli unplaced genomic scaffold, CAROLI_EIJ_v1.1 scaffold_8385_1, whole genome shotgun sequence includes the following:
- the LOC110288327 gene encoding olfactory receptor 10C1-like yields the protein MSNSELMKNGSLSLCTEFTLVAFSSLAELQLVLFVVFLALYLFTVGGNLTIICVIWTTPSLHTPMYFFLANLSFLEMCYISSVVPQMLVHLLVQLKTISVAGCAAQMYVFTILGLTECCLLATMAYDRFVAICYPLHYTLRMDPSVCLKLAGASWMTGILVESAQTTWIFTLPFCGTGTIQHFFCDIMPVVKLACVDTSQNEIVIFIISFIFIMSPCLFILCSYVRIILTILKMPSAAGRHKAFSTCSSHILVVSLFYGTALFTYLQPKSSHTPDTDKVTALMYTVVTPALNPVIYTLRNKEVKEAFQKVTQRKLHRQID from the coding sequence ATGTCTAACTCTGAGCTCATGAAGAATGGAAGCCTGTCCCTCTGCACTGAATTCACATTGGTGGCCTTTTCTTCTCTAGCAGAGCTGCAGCTTGTCCTCTTTGTTGTGTTCTTGGCTCTCTACTTGTTTACAGTGGGAGGAAACCTCACCATCATCTGTGtgatctggaccacaccttctctacacacacccatgtacttcttcctggcCAACCTCTCCTTCCTAGAGATGTGCTATATCAGCAGTGTGGTGCCTCAGATGCTGGTGCACCTGCTGGTACAGCTCAAGACCATAAGTGTGGCAGGCTGTGCAGCTCAGATGTATGTATTCACCATCTTGGGGCTGACAGAGTGTTGCCTTCTGGCAACTATGGCTTATGATCGCTTTGTGGCTATTTGTTACCCACTACATTACACTCTGCGGATGGACCCTTCTGTCTGTTTGAAGTTGGCTGGTGCATCTTGGATGACTGGGATCCTGGTAGAATCAGCCCAGACCACCTGGATCTTCACTCTGCCCTTTTGTGGAACAGGAACAATTCAACACTTTTTCTGTGATATCATGCCTGTGGTAAAATTAGCTTGTGTGGATACTTCCCAGAATGAAATtgtgatatttattatttcttttatcttcattATGAGTCCCTGTCTCTTCATTCTGTGCTCTTATGTCCGCATTATTCTGACCATCTTGAAAATGCCCTCAGCAGCAGGCAGACACAAAGCTTTCTCCACCTGCTCCTCTCATATCCTGgttgtttctcttttctatgGCACTGCCTTGTTCACTTATCTCCAACCCAAGAGTTCACACACCCCAGACACGGACAAGGTTACTGCTCTCATGTACACTGTGGTCACCCCTGCTCTGAATCCTGTTATCTACACTTTGAGGAACAAAGAAGTGAAAGAAGCCTTTCAAAAGGTAACACAGAGGAAACTTCATAGACAAATAGACTAG